In the Paenibacillus sp. FSL R7-0337 genome, CATATTCCACCTGAATATCGGGGTGCTCCTTGTTCCAGTTGTCCACCACCTGCTGCGGACCGGATTCCGGCGGGACACCGCCCCACATTTTGAGCGTAACCGCTGTATTCTTACCTGTAGCAGAGCTTCCATTGTCCGCTGAAGATGAATTGCTGCTGTTCCCGCAGCCTGCGGCCAGGCCCATGATCAGAACTAGTGAAGTGATTCCGGCAATAACACGGCTCTTGTTCAAAAGCGACAACCTCCCTGTGTGTACTGTATAGGCTTGCAACTCAAGAATAGCAGATGGCCGGAAGCGTCAGAAGGAACAAAAAACAGGAGAATATGGAACATAACTTTACATTCTCTCCCCGGGTTATGGCTAGGGCGGGCTATAGTGCAGGGAAACGTTCTATTCCGGGAGCCGCTGAGGCATCCTAAGCCCATTGTGTAAAAACACAATCATGTCAGATCATGTTTTTCTTTTTACCCAAAATGCAGCTGAAGATCATATGTTATGATTCTTTACATAAGAGAACCCTACCTGACAGGAGCGATGAACGATGATTATTGGCGTACCGAAAGAAATCAAAAACAACGAAAACCGCGTAGCGATTACCCCTGCGGGTGTGGTGAGTCTGAGCGCAGAAGGTCATAAGGTGCTTGTAGAGGCCGGAGCGGGTGCTGGCAGTGGATTCCTTGATGAAGATTATGCCATAGCTGGTGCGGAATTGGTTGCTGAAGCTGCCGCAGTATGGGCTGCTGCTGAAATGGTAATGAAAGTGAAAGAACCGCTGAGCAGTGAATACGGCTACTTCCGCCCGGGGCTTATCCTCTTCACTTATCTGCATCTGGCTCCAGAGCCGGCCCTGGCTGCCGCCCTCAAAGACAAAGGCGTATTCGCCATCGGCTATGAGACCGTAGTGGATGGACGTACCTTGCCGCTGCTTACCCCGATGAGCGAGGTAGCTGGGCGTATGGCTGTACAGCTCGGTGCACAATTCCTGCAAAAGAACTACGGCGGACAGGGTATCCTGCTCTCCGGTGTTCCTGGCGTAAGCCGCGGCAAGGTTAGCATTATCGGCGGCGGTGTGGTAGGCACCAATGCAGCCAAGATGGCCATCGGGCTTGGCGCCGAGGTGACCATTATCGATCTGAGCGCAGACCGGCTCCGCCAGCTCGACGATATTTTCGGTGCCCAGATCAGCACCCTGATCTCCAATCCGTATAATATCGCTAAGGCTGTTGCTGAAGCGGATCTGCTGGTAGGGGCAGTGCTGATTCCGGGCGCGAAGGCGCCTAAGCTGGTAACGGAAGCAATGGTGCAGACGATGAAGCCAGGTTCTGTCATTGTCGATGTGGCGATTGACCAGGGCGGGATTGTGGAGACGATTGACCGGGTGACCACGCACGACAACCCTGTATTCGAGAAGCATGGGGTCCTGCACTATTCGGTCGCCAATATGCCGGGCGCAGTCGCCAAAACCTCGACCATTGCCCTAACCAACGTCACCGTTCCATATGCCCTGCAAATTGCTAACAAAGGCGTATTCCAGGCCATCGAAGACAATGCCGGTCTGAAGAGCGGCGTCAACGTAGCCAACGGCAAAATCACCTGCCAGGCCGTAGCCGAAGCTCTTGGGGAAGAGTACTTCACGGTTGAAGCTGCTGTAGAGCAAGAGTTCACGCTGATCTAATTTGTAGAGAAAAAAGTCGGCAGGAAAGACTACGTCTACGCCTATTGCAGTCCGGTGAGTGATCACCGGGCTTTTTTTGTGGTGAGTGGGCTAAATGTAGTCGAAAAAGCGAACACATTCTTCATACCATGTCAGGTTTCCTCCACATTTTTTGCATCTCCCTATAGGCAACTGCCAGGTGCTGTAATATAATGTAATCACTTATATAA is a window encoding:
- the ald gene encoding alanine dehydrogenase; amino-acid sequence: MIIGVPKEIKNNENRVAITPAGVVSLSAEGHKVLVEAGAGAGSGFLDEDYAIAGAELVAEAAAVWAAAEMVMKVKEPLSSEYGYFRPGLILFTYLHLAPEPALAAALKDKGVFAIGYETVVDGRTLPLLTPMSEVAGRMAVQLGAQFLQKNYGGQGILLSGVPGVSRGKVSIIGGGVVGTNAAKMAIGLGAEVTIIDLSADRLRQLDDIFGAQISTLISNPYNIAKAVAEADLLVGAVLIPGAKAPKLVTEAMVQTMKPGSVIVDVAIDQGGIVETIDRVTTHDNPVFEKHGVLHYSVANMPGAVAKTSTIALTNVTVPYALQIANKGVFQAIEDNAGLKSGVNVANGKITCQAVAEALGEEYFTVEAAVEQEFTLI